The segment ATGCGCATAAATCATTTAAACCATTGTAACCTGACAGCGTGTAGATTGATGGGGCTCTTCCAAGGTCCCCCGACTCACTGCAGAAGAGAAAAGGCTCATCCCCTTCACAGATCGATATTTAAGTATGTCCTCCCGGCTTACCCTCACCGTCCTTGTCGATAATACCCCCATGACGGATCACGATCTCTGTGCTGAGGCCGGGCTCTCGTTTTTCATCGAAACTGCTCAAAAGAAGATCCTCTTTGATACCGGCTTGTCGGGACTGTTCCTTGCCAATGCAGAGAAGATGGGAATCAGCCTCCGGGACCTGGACTTCCTTGTCCTGTCGCACGGGCACATCGATCACACCGGAGGGCTTGCCACGCTCGCCCGGCACCTTGCTGGTGCAACACCGGATGAGAGGCAGCCCCGGGTCCCTCACCTCATTGCCCATCCCCGCTGCTTCTGGCAAAAAGAAAAAGAAGGCCGGCAAAACGGCTCGGAGGTGAGTGAAGAGGAGGCCCGGCGACAGTTCCCGGTCAGTCTGTCGGAAAAACCGGTCTGGATTACCGATGACCTTGTTTTCCTCGGGGAGATCCCCCGGAGGTTCGCCTTCGAGCAGGGAGATCCGGCGAAGCGGATGATTCACACTCCCGATGGGAACATCGAACCGGATTGCCTGCCCGACGACACGGCTCTCGCGTTCCGCTCAGCAGAAGGTCTCG is part of the Methanoregula sp. genome and harbors:
- a CDS encoding MBL fold metallo-hydrolase, with the translated sequence MSSRLTLTVLVDNTPMTDHDLCAEAGLSFFIETAQKKILFDTGLSGLFLANAEKMGISLRDLDFLVLSHGHIDHTGGLATLARHLAGATPDERQPRVPHLIAHPRCFWQKEKEGRQNGSEVSEEEARRQFPVSLSEKPVWITDDLVFLGEIPRRFAFEQGDPAKRMIHTPDGNIEPDCLPDDTALAFRSAEGLVIITGCSHAGICNITEYARDVCGERRVADIIGGLHLLSPGPKQLAKTGKYLNRLHLNALHACHCTSLPAKLTLADYCPMQEVGVGMTFAW